A genomic segment from Tuwongella immobilis encodes:
- a CDS encoding RNA polymerase sigma factor → MSEPSELLTPERIFRDHAPRIFHLARRMLGSESDAEDVLQEVLLTVIRKLKDFRGDSSLTTWLHRVTVNTALMHRRKQASRELRERSDPMEQFSDEGIHTQPIHGWANAPDQPLLQAERRSLLEQAITRMPEILRDVLILADIEELPNAEVADVLQLSVPAVKTRLHRARQWLRNELAPHFEEPSR, encoded by the coding sequence ATGTCCGAACCGAGCGAATTGCTCACCCCGGAGCGCATCTTCCGCGACCATGCCCCGCGCATCTTCCATTTAGCGCGGCGCATGCTTGGCAGTGAAAGCGATGCCGAGGATGTGTTACAAGAAGTATTACTGACGGTCATCCGCAAGTTGAAAGACTTTCGCGGGGATTCGTCCTTAACCACCTGGCTGCATCGCGTGACGGTCAACACCGCATTGATGCACCGCCGCAAACAAGCCAGCCGCGAGCTGCGCGAACGCTCCGATCCTATGGAGCAATTTTCCGATGAAGGCATTCACACCCAACCGATCCATGGTTGGGCCAACGCCCCGGATCAACCGCTGCTGCAAGCCGAACGGCGAAGTTTGTTGGAACAAGCAATCACCCGCATGCCGGAAATTCTCCGCGATGTGCTGATTTTGGCCGATATTGAAGAATTACCCAATGCCGAGGTAGCGGACGTGCTGCAACTCAGTGTCCCGGCAGTCAAAACGCGACTGCATCGCGCCCGCCAATGGCTACGCAACGAACTGGCCCCCCATTTCGAGGAGCCGAGCCGATGA
- a CDS encoding anti-sigma factor family protein has product MNLTCRELCGLLMDFLDGTMAPELRTQFEQHLCACPPCRTYLDTYKQTIRMTRMLPREPLPTELVARLQVLLEKEMRCQKIPKPEDTKPSDEPPKLDPECRGNRQHPPHSGDSPPT; this is encoded by the coding sequence ATGAACCTAACCTGCCGCGAACTCTGCGGGCTGCTCATGGATTTCCTGGATGGAACCATGGCTCCCGAACTGCGAACCCAATTTGAGCAGCACCTGTGTGCTTGCCCACCCTGCCGTACCTACTTGGATACCTACAAGCAGACCATCCGCATGACCCGGATGCTCCCCCGCGAGCCGCTCCCCACCGAGTTGGTGGCCCGGCTGCAAGTGCTGCTCGAAAAGGAAATGCGCTGCCAGAAAATTCCCAAACCCGAAGATACCAAACCCTCGGACGAGCCGCCCAAACTCGATCCCGAATGTCGGGGCAACCGCCAACATCCCCCCCACAGCGGCGATTCCCCACCAACCTGA
- a CDS encoding histidine phosphatase family protein, with amino-acid sequence MASGFPQIVLARHGATEWSVLGRHTGRTDIVLTERGRSDAVRLGERLRRMEFGRVMSSPLQRARVTAEIAGYGDRVELVPDLMEWDYGPYEGLTAAEIRERNPGWVVFRDGVAGGELVPQAVERADRVVATLRAARENVLVFSHGHYIRLLAARWMGLPLEYAGRMLLGTAAVSILGYNHGLDEPSLLLWNDAHHLAG; translated from the coding sequence ATGGCGAGTGGATTTCCGCAGATTGTGTTGGCGCGGCACGGGGCGACGGAGTGGTCGGTCTTGGGGCGGCACACGGGGCGCACGGATATTGTGTTGACGGAGCGGGGGCGGTCGGATGCGGTGCGGTTGGGGGAGCGATTGCGGCGGATGGAATTTGGTCGGGTGATGAGTAGTCCGTTGCAGCGGGCGCGGGTGACGGCGGAGATTGCCGGGTATGGGGATCGGGTCGAATTGGTTCCGGATCTGATGGAGTGGGATTACGGGCCGTATGAGGGGTTAACGGCTGCGGAGATTCGGGAGCGGAATCCGGGGTGGGTGGTCTTTCGGGATGGGGTGGCGGGTGGCGAGTTGGTGCCGCAGGCGGTGGAGCGGGCGGATCGGGTAGTGGCGACCTTGCGGGCAGCGCGGGAGAATGTGCTGGTCTTTTCGCATGGCCATTACATTCGCTTGTTGGCGGCGCGATGGATGGGGCTGCCGTTGGAATATGCGGGTCGGATGCTGTTGGGGACGGCGGCGGTATCCATTTTGGGATACAACCACGGCTTGGATGAGCCATCGCTGTTGCTTTGGAATGATGCCCATCATTTGGCGGGATAA
- a CDS encoding DUF1559 family PulG-like putative transporter, which translates to MEMEMNRRNGLTLIELLVVLAILALLIGLLLPSVQKVREAAARMHSMNNLKQINLGLQHYLASHSGKIPAIYAQTEPNKLSSLWFTLMPYINNGSIYQSYQNDPDQLVKEFISPADPTVRRVSWKTYVRSDDYRGDCSYAANAQCFGFNVAIQQITDGTSQTFSFGERYATCRDIAVSWGVTQGEMIYGRMRRATFADNMLFFPDGSPAGGQGDAFPKFMGTPPRLGCSHGPYTYQLAPRPSDCELYLAQTPHPAGMLTAMFDGSVRTTAPNVSEFVFWATVTPAGGEILE; encoded by the coding sequence ATGGAGATGGAAATGAATCGGCGAAATGGACTCACGCTCATCGAGCTTCTCGTCGTCTTGGCGATATTGGCCCTGTTGATTGGTCTGCTATTGCCTTCCGTTCAGAAAGTGCGAGAGGCAGCCGCGCGGATGCACTCCATGAACAATCTCAAGCAAATCAACCTCGGTTTGCAACATTATCTCGCTTCACATTCCGGCAAAATTCCTGCGATCTATGCACAAACAGAACCGAACAAATTGAGTTCTCTCTGGTTTACATTGATGCCGTATATTAACAATGGATCGATTTATCAGAGCTATCAGAACGATCCGGATCAGCTGGTGAAAGAATTCATTAGCCCGGCCGATCCAACGGTGCGACGCGTTTCTTGGAAGACTTATGTCCGTTCCGATGACTACCGCGGTGATTGTTCTTACGCGGCGAACGCCCAATGTTTTGGCTTCAACGTCGCGATCCAACAGATAACCGATGGCACCTCACAAACCTTTTCGTTCGGCGAACGATATGCCACCTGTCGAGACATCGCTGTGAGTTGGGGCGTAACTCAAGGGGAAATGATTTACGGCAGAATGCGGCGTGCAACGTTCGCTGATAATATGCTGTTCTTTCCGGACGGTTCCCCCGCAGGTGGTCAGGGAGATGCCTTTCCGAAGTTTATGGGCACACCTCCGCGGCTTGGGTGCAGTCATGGCCCGTACACTTATCAACTGGCCCCAAGGCCAAGCGATTGCGAATTGTATTTGGCCCAAACTCCGCACCCCGCCGGGATGCTCACGGCTATGTTTGATGGAAGTGTGCGAACCACCGCTCCGAACGTCTCGGAATTCGTCTTCTGGGCCACCGTCACTCCCGCCGGCGGCGAGATTTTGGAATAA
- the hemW gene encoding radical SAM family heme chaperone HemW, translated as MQVDPPWQTPRTAYVHIPFCAHHCGYCDFAVVTGQAHRQALYLEALEAELSASLRQPTPVAMRFLGGGTPTLLEPAQLLQLGQILDRWLPLRPDHQSVEFSIESTPDTLDADRVAALADIGVTRVSMGVQSFHAAALAALDRRHDAASIAPAIARVQARIPRLSIDLIYGIPGQSLADWQTDVQTALDLGVSHLSTYGLTYEKGTPLWKQRERGQVQPLDEDTELAQYEWAIDFLTAHGWDHYEMSNFAQPGQRCRHNEVYWANHAYFGFGVGAARYVAGKRELNTRSLADYLRKCLAGESPTFQSEELSPDERARETLAVQLRRCEGIHRESFHAQTGVPLDSLLPESHQPLVDAGFLAHTPTHFAITRQGRRLADWLVERLL; from the coding sequence GTGCAGGTTGATCCCCCCTGGCAGACACCGCGTACCGCTTACGTTCACATTCCGTTCTGTGCGCATCACTGCGGTTACTGTGACTTTGCCGTTGTCACCGGCCAAGCCCATCGCCAAGCATTATACCTGGAGGCACTCGAAGCCGAACTATCGGCCTCGCTTCGCCAGCCTACCCCAGTTGCCATGCGATTTCTCGGCGGGGGAACACCCACACTCTTGGAGCCTGCCCAACTTCTCCAGCTTGGCCAAATTCTCGATCGCTGGCTGCCATTACGCCCCGATCATCAATCCGTTGAATTTTCCATCGAATCCACACCCGACACCTTGGACGCCGATCGCGTCGCGGCGTTGGCCGACATCGGCGTCACCCGCGTCAGCATGGGGGTGCAGTCGTTCCATGCCGCCGCCCTGGCTGCGCTCGATCGCCGACACGATGCCGCCAGCATCGCCCCAGCAATCGCCCGAGTCCAAGCCCGCATCCCGCGATTATCCATCGATCTCATCTACGGCATTCCAGGCCAATCCCTCGCCGACTGGCAAACCGATGTCCAAACTGCCCTCGATTTGGGCGTCTCGCATCTGTCCACATACGGTTTGACCTACGAAAAAGGAACGCCACTTTGGAAACAACGCGAACGCGGCCAAGTCCAACCCCTGGATGAAGATACCGAACTGGCGCAATACGAATGGGCAATCGATTTCTTGACCGCGCACGGCTGGGACCATTACGAGATGTCCAACTTCGCTCAGCCCGGCCAGCGCTGCCGACATAACGAAGTCTATTGGGCCAACCATGCCTACTTCGGCTTCGGTGTCGGTGCCGCTCGATACGTCGCCGGCAAACGCGAACTCAACACCCGAAGCCTGGCCGACTATCTCCGCAAATGCCTCGCCGGAGAATCACCCACGTTTCAATCCGAAGAACTCAGCCCAGATGAACGCGCCCGCGAAACCCTTGCCGTGCAACTGCGCCGCTGCGAAGGCATTCATCGCGAATCATTCCACGCCCAAACCGGCGTCCCACTCGATTCACTCCTCCCCGAATCCCACCAGCCCCTCGTCGACGCCGGCTTCCTCGCCCATACCCCCACCCATTTCGCCATCACCCGCCAAGGCCGCCGCCTCGCCGACTGGCTCGTCGAACGATTGCTGTGA
- a CDS encoding efflux RND transporter periplasmic adaptor subunit — protein MNKTPPDVAMKRLSRQIDEAFEEVARLSGKNLPPTDFYQEFLSRVLAGVEAQAGAVWIRTPQGFLQLQTQINLDKIGLDTIRQARQHHNELLRVAFQGKKELMVEPHSSITLGEGQKVENKTEYLLLLAPILIDDKTAVGLLEICQEVAWDARVHPTYLNYAIQMAGYASNYQRQIQARQSNTQEQVWAQLEAFSRSIHSSLNPTEVAYQIANDGRRLVGCDRISVAVRHKKAKSTIEAVSGADVVEKASNAVQVMRRLFDAVIDWNEKLVYRGEKDETLPPKVLQALDDHLAESNAKLLVVQPMRDEREKPTKDKPTVKPVRSALMLECYETPADVEPMIARLDVVCNHAAPALYNAAEMKRIPMRMLWMPLAKLQEGLGGKARFWTLFISALLIAITAAMILVPYPLKLDANGQLVPSERTYIYSTRPGRIEQFKVAPGDVVVPDAPLVTMFDSELQMKLDSLKKEIDMVGRTINFLTNQMTVPNSDPVQQKRLEKELASERVKLGALGSELAKMEAIHNCDRRNSGYFAVVAPKFAPNRLAAGDAPRWTILSADFRENLTGKTVNPTDPVLRLGNKYGPWEIELKIPQKHIGQALRAFSTNDPNEYLDVDLIVTSVPTATYRGRLYRKYIGGEAVPNRDDHNESEPIVYAYVRINEPDMPDAEKIPADLLVTGVEVHTKIRCGDHAMGYSLFYGLWEFLYRNVVFFF, from the coding sequence GTGAACAAGACGCCTCCCGACGTAGCCATGAAACGGCTGTCTCGCCAGATCGACGAAGCGTTCGAGGAAGTCGCCCGGTTGTCCGGGAAGAACTTGCCCCCGACCGACTTCTATCAGGAATTCCTGAGCCGGGTTCTGGCCGGTGTCGAAGCCCAAGCGGGGGCCGTCTGGATTCGTACCCCCCAGGGGTTTTTGCAACTGCAAACCCAAATTAACCTCGACAAGATCGGCCTGGATACGATCCGGCAAGCTCGTCAGCACCACAATGAGCTGCTCCGAGTGGCCTTCCAGGGCAAAAAGGAATTGATGGTCGAGCCGCACTCGAGCATCACCCTGGGCGAAGGGCAGAAGGTCGAAAACAAGACCGAATATCTGCTGCTGCTCGCGCCGATTCTCATCGACGATAAGACCGCCGTTGGTTTGTTGGAAATTTGTCAGGAAGTTGCCTGGGATGCGCGGGTGCATCCTACCTATCTGAATTATGCAATTCAGATGGCCGGCTACGCATCCAACTATCAACGGCAAATCCAAGCCCGGCAATCGAATACGCAAGAACAAGTCTGGGCGCAGTTGGAAGCGTTCAGCCGCTCGATTCACTCCAGCCTGAATCCGACCGAAGTGGCCTACCAGATTGCCAACGATGGCCGCCGATTGGTTGGGTGTGATCGCATCTCGGTTGCAGTGCGACACAAGAAGGCGAAATCGACGATCGAAGCCGTTTCGGGGGCAGATGTCGTCGAGAAGGCATCGAATGCGGTTCAAGTGATGCGGCGATTGTTCGATGCCGTCATCGATTGGAACGAAAAACTCGTCTATCGCGGCGAAAAAGACGAAACGCTGCCGCCGAAGGTGCTGCAAGCGCTGGACGATCACCTGGCGGAATCGAACGCCAAGTTGCTGGTCGTGCAGCCGATGCGGGACGAGCGCGAAAAGCCGACCAAAGACAAGCCCACGGTCAAGCCAGTGCGCTCGGCGCTGATGCTGGAATGCTATGAAACTCCAGCCGACGTTGAACCGATGATCGCCCGGTTGGATGTGGTTTGCAATCACGCGGCCCCGGCACTCTACAACGCGGCGGAAATGAAGCGCATCCCCATGCGGATGCTGTGGATGCCGCTGGCGAAGCTGCAAGAAGGGCTGGGTGGCAAGGCGCGGTTTTGGACGCTGTTTATCTCCGCGTTGCTGATCGCCATCACCGCGGCGATGATTCTGGTGCCGTACCCGCTCAAACTCGACGCCAACGGGCAGCTTGTGCCGTCCGAACGAACGTACATCTATTCCACGCGGCCCGGTCGCATTGAGCAATTCAAGGTGGCTCCGGGTGATGTCGTGGTGCCGGATGCCCCGTTGGTGACAATGTTCGACAGCGAATTGCAGATGAAGCTCGATTCGCTGAAGAAGGAAATTGACATGGTTGGCCGCACCATCAATTTCTTGACGAATCAAATGACCGTTCCGAATAGCGATCCGGTCCAGCAAAAGCGGCTGGAGAAGGAACTCGCCAGCGAACGGGTGAAACTCGGTGCGTTGGGGTCGGAATTGGCCAAGATGGAGGCCATCCACAACTGCGATCGTCGGAATTCCGGCTACTTCGCGGTGGTGGCTCCAAAGTTTGCTCCGAATCGACTCGCCGCTGGGGATGCACCCCGTTGGACGATTTTGAGTGCGGACTTCCGGGAAAATCTCACGGGTAAGACGGTGAACCCCACCGACCCCGTTTTGCGACTGGGCAACAAGTACGGCCCCTGGGAAATCGAACTGAAGATTCCGCAGAAGCACATTGGCCAAGCGCTGCGAGCGTTCTCCACCAATGATCCGAATGAATACCTCGATGTCGACCTGATCGTGACCAGTGTGCCCACGGCGACCTATCGCGGGCGACTGTATCGCAAGTACATCGGTGGTGAAGCGGTGCCGAATCGAGACGACCACAACGAATCGGAACCCATTGTGTATGCGTATGTTCGGATCAATGAGCCGGATATGCCGGACGCGGAGAAGATTCCTGCGGATCTACTGGTGACCGGGGTGGAAGTTCACACGAAGATTCGTTGCGGCGATCACGCCATGGGCTACTCGCTGTTCTACGGACTGTGGGAATTCTTGTACCGAAATGTGGTGTTCTTCTTTTGA
- a CDS encoding DUF58 domain-containing protein → MSTPTTSTRSRRWLQALAEFDCFPEFSAKVRRFVYHPLGVLLLAALAALLCGFFLHSQGFILFGGVVTVIALGIIWPWATLRGLHGSLEWDRARATEGDSVPVTLHLANSLPWAAWGLAVRQGFGGDGQEPVAGIASVPPRRQARCQWQFLPTQRGVYPQSPPQLTTGFPFGLWDNRRTITVTGQLTVWPKTFPVGPIPPVSGDRQVEGNVARNKVGTSGDVLGVRPYRRGDSPRRIHWGQSAKHDRLIVCELQSNTRPIIQLVLDLDPRIHVGTGANSSREWAIRVAASLGQGWLDDGAQIGFVWANGELPPASGQAQRTKLLDALAALPSDGRSNAALSGDVAAAIPPVGELLHCPQCRGFRDGLQVIITTDRAEIIGGCHRCESEDQRWIILRTDAFLTPGNPPAAESTLGANSGADSGADSGPHAHGLGVTPWLDLDAIDRIPTLLRGGWREAQHGS, encoded by the coding sequence GTGAGTACCCCAACGACCTCAACGCGCTCCCGGCGTTGGCTACAGGCACTCGCCGAATTTGATTGCTTCCCGGAATTCTCCGCCAAGGTGCGGCGGTTCGTCTACCATCCCTTGGGGGTCTTGCTGCTCGCGGCACTCGCGGCACTTCTATGCGGCTTCTTCTTGCATTCGCAAGGCTTTATCCTCTTCGGCGGCGTGGTGACGGTGATTGCTCTGGGCATCATCTGGCCTTGGGCGACCCTTCGCGGCTTGCATGGCTCGCTGGAGTGGGATCGCGCTCGCGCTACCGAAGGCGACTCGGTCCCGGTCACGCTGCATCTGGCCAATTCGCTGCCATGGGCCGCCTGGGGGCTTGCGGTGCGTCAAGGATTTGGCGGGGATGGCCAGGAACCCGTCGCCGGAATCGCCAGCGTCCCACCCCGACGCCAAGCCCGCTGCCAATGGCAATTTCTCCCCACGCAACGCGGCGTCTACCCGCAATCGCCGCCGCAACTGACCACCGGATTCCCATTCGGATTATGGGATAATCGACGCACAATCACCGTCACTGGGCAGTTGACCGTTTGGCCGAAAACCTTTCCCGTTGGCCCGATTCCTCCCGTCAGCGGCGACCGTCAAGTGGAAGGCAATGTCGCCCGCAACAAAGTCGGCACCTCCGGCGATGTGCTAGGCGTGCGACCGTATCGACGCGGCGATTCGCCCCGACGCATTCATTGGGGACAATCCGCCAAGCACGATCGGCTCATCGTCTGCGAATTGCAATCGAACACCCGCCCAATCATCCAATTGGTGCTCGACCTCGACCCGCGAATTCATGTCGGCACTGGCGCGAATTCCTCACGGGAATGGGCCATTCGCGTGGCCGCCAGTTTGGGACAAGGTTGGCTCGACGATGGCGCACAAATCGGCTTCGTCTGGGCGAACGGCGAACTCCCCCCCGCATCCGGCCAAGCCCAACGCACGAAATTGCTGGATGCACTCGCCGCTCTACCGAGTGATGGACGCTCGAACGCGGCACTCTCCGGCGATGTCGCGGCGGCAATCCCACCCGTTGGCGAACTGCTGCATTGCCCGCAATGTCGGGGGTTCCGCGATGGCCTTCAGGTGATTATTACCACCGATCGCGCGGAGATCATTGGCGGATGCCATCGCTGCGAATCCGAAGATCAACGCTGGATCATTTTGCGAACGGATGCGTTCCTCACACCGGGAAATCCACCCGCCGCTGAATCGACTTTGGGAGCAAATTCAGGAGCGGATTCGGGAGCGGACTCGGGGCCGCACGCGCACGGCCTGGGGGTGACGCCGTGGCTGGATTTGGACGCGATTGACCGGATTCCCACGTTGCTGCGTGGTGGTTGGCGGGAGGCGCAGCATGGATCGTGA
- a CDS encoding transglutaminase-like domain-containing protein, with the protein MDRDRMPDRSRLIRRATMFLLVLASIAVEVAAADTRPWGTSVANAAGWVIAAVVASALLPLPRNLTARPPRWLALPMLALGAAPFVLEPLRRQITGDGYALELQMVFGLRNVGLALAACGGWLLCMRLACVVSLFLVLFSIAMTNHPAVLTLLGLYTAVGSVWLMLVYWSNLNAVLVPPERAVSVEVNDRPERLPWVAVGLAITLVVSVIGLVAAGPQRMANTLGEWFATSGGTGGYDPFARGGVNDGDDETSGSNPNSTGMTQTDQFLESPLPSLYDLISEQFGKPFKPKSNERAIALDPNQVKARETKKKPADNLRPNREFPTTRRSPQAPREPFSRSARAIFEIRGRTPLHIRATAYDRFDGVSWSEAPVQPRQSLLEKEESSNWMHLNERTPPEIFAINDVHEFKMTKPSGSLIPTPPHLVRFRVGRVDQANFFSWGQERVLRFAERDAPSGIIVETECRTVDPRLLPAISFPDQYLGNRFDYMELPESLAPEVRQLAQDWTAGQPRGWAQLQAIHQHLQSEYTLDAQAEVPDDCADPLRYFLLESRRGPAYQFATATAILARSLGYPTRVVTGFYAHPDHYDPETKHTPIVREDLHFWAEVLLPGGDWLILENAPGYSVLGPNLPLSERLALAFWAAVQMLQQHAVAVSVVLLTLAIVIWRRRQMIDWLAVQRWQRGQSGGWWGWRTMPTWQQRVRSAVRILERRATWAGHPRQPGQTIATWVAACSICSGKAAESALESPAAVASLRRLAQLAEWAAYAPDGAAPVSASDVQQICMTAFRDWPTTQFEHNIHSDSWMGASR; encoded by the coding sequence ATGGATCGTGATCGCATGCCGGATCGCTCGCGGCTGATTCGTCGGGCGACGATGTTCCTGCTGGTGCTGGCATCGATTGCCGTGGAAGTCGCTGCTGCGGATACGCGCCCCTGGGGCACCAGCGTGGCAAATGCCGCCGGCTGGGTGATTGCCGCGGTGGTGGCATCGGCGCTCCTGCCCTTGCCGCGCAACCTCACCGCCCGCCCGCCGCGCTGGTTGGCGTTGCCAATGCTCGCACTTGGGGCCGCACCGTTCGTCCTGGAACCACTCCGACGGCAGATCACCGGCGATGGCTACGCCTTGGAATTGCAGATGGTTTTCGGCCTGCGAAATGTCGGGCTTGCGCTCGCCGCCTGCGGGGGGTGGCTGCTGTGCATGCGGCTGGCGTGTGTCGTTAGCCTTTTTCTGGTGCTGTTTTCCATCGCCATGACCAACCATCCCGCCGTGCTGACGCTGTTGGGATTGTACACGGCAGTGGGCAGCGTCTGGCTGATGCTGGTGTATTGGTCGAATCTCAATGCCGTGCTGGTGCCGCCGGAGCGAGCGGTGTCGGTGGAGGTGAATGATCGCCCGGAGCGGCTGCCATGGGTGGCGGTTGGCCTCGCCATCACATTGGTGGTCAGCGTTATCGGACTCGTCGCCGCTGGCCCGCAGCGCATGGCCAACACCCTGGGCGAATGGTTCGCAACCTCCGGCGGAACAGGTGGATACGACCCGTTTGCACGCGGCGGCGTCAACGATGGAGACGATGAAACCTCGGGGAGTAATCCCAATTCCACGGGGATGACCCAGACGGATCAATTTTTGGAATCGCCGCTGCCGAGTCTGTACGACCTCATCAGCGAGCAATTCGGCAAGCCGTTCAAACCGAAATCGAACGAACGCGCCATCGCACTCGATCCCAATCAGGTGAAAGCGCGGGAGACCAAGAAAAAACCGGCAGACAATCTTCGGCCCAATCGGGAATTTCCGACGACTCGCCGCAGTCCGCAGGCACCACGCGAACCGTTCAGCCGCTCCGCTCGGGCCATCTTCGAAATTCGCGGTCGCACGCCCTTGCATATTCGCGCCACGGCTTACGATCGCTTCGATGGCGTTTCGTGGAGCGAAGCGCCCGTGCAACCCCGACAATCGCTGTTGGAAAAAGAAGAATCCAGCAATTGGATGCACCTCAACGAGCGCACTCCGCCGGAAATTTTCGCCATCAATGATGTTCACGAATTCAAAATGACCAAGCCAAGCGGCTCGCTGATTCCCACGCCGCCGCATCTGGTGCGGTTTCGCGTGGGCCGAGTCGATCAGGCGAATTTCTTTTCGTGGGGCCAAGAGCGCGTGCTGCGATTCGCCGAGCGCGATGCCCCCAGCGGCATCATCGTCGAAACGGAATGTCGCACGGTGGATCCGCGATTGCTCCCGGCAATCTCCTTCCCGGATCAGTATTTGGGAAATCGGTTCGATTACATGGAATTGCCGGAATCGCTCGCGCCGGAAGTTCGCCAATTGGCCCAGGATTGGACGGCGGGGCAGCCGCGCGGTTGGGCACAATTGCAAGCGATTCATCAGCATTTGCAGTCGGAATATACGCTGGATGCCCAAGCGGAAGTGCCCGACGATTGTGCCGATCCGCTGCGGTACTTTCTGCTGGAATCCCGCCGTGGTCCCGCGTATCAATTTGCGACTGCGACCGCGATTTTGGCCCGCTCGTTGGGGTATCCCACCCGCGTGGTGACGGGGTTTTACGCGCATCCCGACCATTACGACCCGGAAACCAAACATACGCCAATTGTGCGTGAAGACCTGCATTTCTGGGCGGAAGTGCTACTGCCCGGCGGAGATTGGCTGATTCTGGAGAATGCGCCGGGATATTCGGTGCTGGGTCCGAATCTGCCACTTTCGGAACGTCTCGCGTTGGCATTCTGGGCGGCGGTCCAAATGCTGCAACAGCATGCCGTGGCGGTGAGTGTGGTGCTGCTCACGTTGGCGATTGTGATTTGGCGGCGGCGGCAGATGATCGATTGGCTGGCGGTGCAACGCTGGCAGCGCGGCCAAAGCGGGGGATGGTGGGGCTGGCGGACCATGCCGACTTGGCAGCAGCGCGTGCGGAGTGCGGTTCGCATTCTGGAACGCCGCGCGACCTGGGCGGGACATCCGCGACAGCCCGGGCAGACCATCGCAACCTGGGTGGCCGCATGCAGTATCTGCTCGGGCAAAGCCGCGGAATCCGCGTTGGAATCGCCCGCTGCGGTGGCCTCGCTCCGCCGATTGGCCCAACTCGCCGAGTGGGCCGCCTACGCACCTGATGGCGCGGCCCCCGTCTCCGCCAGCGATGTGCAGCAGATCTGCATGACCGCCTTCCGCGATTGGCCCACGACCCAATTTGAACACAACATTCATTCGGATTCCTGGATGGGAGCTTCCCGGTAA
- a CDS encoding AAA family ATPase, protein MALASPDSATEFAPATDTLNRLRAVLNQALKGKPAVIERVLACLLARGHLLMEDLPGLGKTTLAKSLATAVGGQFARVQCTPDLLPGDITGFSVFNQKNREFEFQAGPVFADVLLADEINRTTPRTQSALLEAMAERQVTVDNRRHSLSKTFFVIATQNPVEHHGTYPLPEAQLDRFAMKCSVGYPDRDDEMNLLLAAMGHVDDPTPAEPILAPGELAHLQSAVARIAIQPNVRGYLVDLGRATRNHPKISLGVSPRGMLIWQRVAQAWAFLKQRPFVTPDDVQEMALPVLQVRLGVAGDAASSVIHELLRTVPVPV, encoded by the coding sequence ATGGCACTCGCCTCCCCCGATTCTGCGACAGAATTTGCCCCCGCGACGGACACGCTCAATCGCCTGCGAGCGGTGCTGAATCAGGCATTGAAGGGGAAGCCCGCCGTGATCGAGCGCGTGCTGGCCTGCCTCCTCGCACGGGGCCACCTGCTGATGGAAGATCTCCCCGGCTTGGGCAAAACCACGTTGGCGAAATCGCTGGCCACCGCAGTCGGCGGCCAATTTGCGCGCGTGCAATGCACCCCCGACTTGCTCCCCGGCGACATCACCGGCTTCAGCGTGTTCAATCAGAAGAACCGCGAGTTCGAATTTCAAGCCGGCCCCGTGTTTGCCGATGTGCTGCTGGCCGACGAAATCAACCGCACCACGCCCCGAACGCAATCGGCACTGCTGGAAGCGATGGCCGAACGTCAAGTGACCGTGGACAATCGCCGACATTCGCTTTCCAAGACGTTCTTTGTGATTGCCACGCAGAATCCCGTGGAGCATCACGGCACCTATCCCTTGCCCGAAGCGCAACTCGATCGCTTTGCCATGAAATGTTCCGTGGGTTATCCGGATCGCGATGACGAAATGAACTTGTTGCTGGCCGCCATGGGACACGTCGATGATCCGACACCGGCGGAACCGATTCTCGCCCCCGGCGAATTGGCGCATCTGCAATCCGCGGTCGCTCGCATTGCCATTCAGCCGAATGTGCGTGGATATTTGGTGGATCTCGGCCGCGCGACGCGCAATCACCCGAAAATTTCGCTGGGGGTCAGCCCGCGTGGCATGCTGATCTGGCAGCGGGTCGCCCAAGCGTGGGCATTCTTGAAACAGCGGCCGTTTGTCACCCCGGATGATGTGCAGGAAATGGCGCTGCCGGTGCTGCAAGTGCGGCTGGGCGTGGCCGGTGACGCCGCTTCGAGCGTGATCCACGAGTTGTTGCGAACCGTTCCCGTTCCGGTCTGA